The Bactrocera dorsalis isolate Fly_Bdor unplaced genomic scaffold, ASM2337382v1 BdCtg364, whole genome shotgun sequence genome has a segment encoding these proteins:
- the LOC105233054 gene encoding elongation factor 1-alpha 1 has translation MGKEKVHINIVVIGHVDSGKSTTTGHLIYKCGGIDKRTIEKFEKEAQEMGKGSFKYAWVLDKLKAERERGITIDIALWKFETSKYYVTIIDAPGHRDFIKNMITGTSQADCAVLIVAAGTGEFEAGISKNGQTREHALLAFTLGVKQLIVGVNKMDSSEPPYSEARYEEIKKEVSSYIKKIGYNPAAVAFVPISGWHGDNMLEASTNMPWFKGWKVERKEGNAEGKTLIDALDAILPPSRPTDKPLRLPLQDVYKIGGIGTVPVGRVETGVLKPGMVVVFAPANITTEVKSVEMHHEALPEAVPGDNVGFNVKNVSVKELRRGYVAGDSKASPPKGAADFTAQVIVLNHPGQIANGYTPVLDCHTAHIACKFAEIKEKVDRRSGKTTEENPKFIKSGDAAIVNLVPSKPLCVESFQEFPPLGRFAVRDMRQTVAVGVIKSVNFKDASGGKVTKAAEKATKGKK, from the coding sequence atgggTAAGGAGAAGGTTCATATTAATATCGTCGTTATTGGACACGTCGATTCTGGAAAGTCGACCACCACCGGTCACTTGATCTATAAATGCGGTGGTATCGACAAGCGTACAATTGAGAAGTTCGAGAAGGAAGCTCAGGAAATGGGCAAGGGTTCCTTCAAGTACGCCTGGGTTTTGGATAAATTGAAGGCCGAACGTGAGCGTGGTATCACCATCGATATCGCCTTGTGGAAGTTTGAAACCTCCAAATACTACGTCACCATCATCGACGCCCCTGGCCACAGagatttcattaaaaacatGATCACTGGTACCTCACAGGCTGATTGTGCTGTGTTGATTGTCGCCGCTGGTACTGGTGAATTCGAAGCCGGTATCTCCAAGAACGGTCAAACTCGTGAGCATGCTCTTCTTGCTTTCACCCTTGGTGTGAAACAACTGATCGTTGGTGTCAACAAGATGGATTCGTCTGAACCACCATACAGTGAGGCTCGTTATGAGGAAATCAAGAAGGAAGTATCCTCATACATCAAGAAGATCGGTTACAACCCAGCTGCTGTTGCATTCGTGCCAATCTCTGGCTGGCATGGTGATAACATGTTGGAAGCATCCACCAACATGCCATGGTTCAAGGGATGGAAGGTTGAACGTAAGGAAGGTAATGCTGAAGGCAAGACACTTATCGATGCCCTTGATGCTATTTTGCCCCCATCTCGCCCAACCGACAAGCCCCTCCGTCTGCCACTCCAGGATGTGTACAAAATTGGTGGTATTGGAACAGTACCAGTCGGTCGTGTTGAAACTGGTGTACTGAAACCCGGTATGGTCGTTGTTTTCGCCCCAGCGAACATCACCACTGAAGTTAAGTCCGTCGAAATGCACCACGAAGCTTTGCCCGAGGCTGTTCCCGGTGACAACGTTGGCTTCAACGTTAAGAACGTTTCCGTTAAGGAATTGCGTCGTGGTTATGTCGCTGGTGATTCTAAGGCAAGCCCCCCTAAGGGTGCTGCTGATTTCACCGCCCAGGTTATTGTGTTGAACCACCCTGGTCAAATTGCCAACGGCTACACTCCAGTGTTGGATTGCCACACCGCTCACATTGCCTGCAAGTTCGCTGAAATCAAAGAAAAGGTAGATCGCCGTTCCGGTAAGACCACCGAAGAGAACCCCAAATTCATCAAATCTGGTGATGCTGCCATCGTTAACTTGGTGCCCTCCAAGCCATTGTGTGTTGAATCTTTCCAAGAATTCCCCCCATTGGGTCGTTTCGCTGTGCGTGATATGAGACAGACTGTTGCTGTCGGTGTCATCAAGAGCGTGAACTTCAAGGATGCCTCCGGTGGTAAAGTAA
- the LOC105233056 gene encoding proteasome assembly chaperone 2, whose amino-acid sequence MLQLKVRNSLNLEGYTIIIPSICVGNAAQLACDLLIASKKMRRVGNLMHPALIPIFGPSAYQHDPQERVAACEIYECTANKLIVFQFRTPLISRHSQSLHNYIVELVRPAEKVVILSASFGFEKREIGTSPYEYCVSNSFRENHKTQLANVKWMEFKGNTVFGGGNGLQLYRLLEEKQVPVMLLFRYVLEGDNSTDATLIIRELNDLCSTFLQLEIEDKSIKLIVPVSWKLLFGNDVTSLIF is encoded by the coding sequence atgTTGCAATTAAAGGTTAGAAACTCTTTGAACCTTGAAGGATACACGATAATAATACCCAGTATATGTGTGGGAAATGCGGCACAACTGGCTTGTGATTTGTTGATAGCATCAAAAAAAATGCGACGAGTGGGAAATCTTATGCATCCAGCGTTGATTCCTATTTTTGGCCCGTCAGCTTACCAGCATGATCCGCAAGAGAGGGTCGCTGCTTGTGAAATATATGAATGTACTGCAAACAAATTGATCGTTTTTCAATTTCGTACTCCTCTCATATCACGTCATTCACAGAGTCTACATAATTACATAGTGGAGTTAGTACGTCCTGCTGAGAAAGTGGTAATACTCAGCGCAAGTTTCGGTTTCGAGAAACGTGAAATAGGTACTTCGCCATATGAATACTGCGTTTCCAATAGCTTTCGTGAAAATCACAAAACTCAATTAGCTAACGTAAAATGGATGGAATTCAAAGGAAATACAGTGTTTGGCGGAGGCAATGGCTTACAATTATATCGCTTATTAGAAGAAAAACAAGTTCCTGTAATGTTGCTTTTTCGGTATGTTCTCGAAGGCGATAATTCGACGGATGCTACGCTCATAATCCGAGAACTAAACGATTTGTGTTCAACCTTTTTACAATTGGAAATAGAAGATAAATCCATAAAGCTAATTGTTCCAGTATCATGGAAATTACTGTTTGGAAACGACGTAACTTCTTTGATTTtctag